Part of the Pseudomonadota bacterium genome is shown below.
GTCACTTGCAAGCATAATCGCAGATAAGCCTCGGATACCCAATTGTCATTCAACACGGATCTGAATGGACGATCTACCCTGACATTTGGAGAAGATACGGATCTGGTACAACTTTTTTTAAGACTTCAATCAGCTCTACTTTCAAACAGTCATCTTTACAGTAAATTTTATTTGCCTCTAGCCAAGCACGTATCCTTGCTTTTGAGCATGTTGGAGTTGGCGCAGAATTTTCCGACAAAAAGTTATGATATGTCGCATTGTCCATAACAATAAGCGAATTTGAGGGAATATTTGGCAAAAGTTTCTCAGTAAACCACTTCTCAAACAAGTCTTTATTCATTTGCCCATGATAATCACCTGTCTTTCTAGTGCTTTTAAACACCAATTTCGCATTAGGGACCCATCCGTTACTTGTTATTGCATTTATAATTATAAGTCGCTCCCCCTTTCCTGTCGGCTTTTGCACCCAAGGTCCATCCTCACCGAAGTACCATGTATAATCATTGCTATGATTTTTATTTATATAGCTCTCATCCAGATAGACTTCTGGTCTTATGATTCCCTGCTTGCCAGACAATCTGTTTGCCCTCTTTCTTCTTAAATACTGTTGTCTAGCAACAATAACACTATCTTTTTCTTTAAGATGTTGGGTGCGCTTTCCCTTGCCAAATTCAAACCCCCAACGATCCAACGTTCTGCTTAAGGTCGTAAGGTGAAACGAATTGTCAGCAGAACTCTCATTGAGATAATCTCGTATGGTTTCTAGGGTAATGTGGCTGCCCTCTAGGTTGGCTTCACGAATATACGCACGAACAATCTCCTGGTTAGAAGCGCCAATAGAGTGAGGAGGACGTCCTTTTTTAATTGGGTGTATCCGATTAATGCTTTCTGGATCTTTGTGATAGTCTGACATAATCCGATTGACTGTTGAAAGCCCTATTTGTAAGGCATCAGCAACCAACTGAGTGCTCAATTCTTGGATGCCAAACTCTTTCCTATTTCTGTCGAAGTACCCTTTCAACGACACTACAAACTGCTTCTCTTCTGGGGTAAGAGGTTTTCCTCTGGTATAGCTCCGCATTATAACTCCAAGGACTGGGGTAACTTATCCTTATATTATACCACACGAAAAAGCGAATTTTACCTTTTCATCTGCAGGTGCCTATAGGTGTCCTTTAAACGCCCAGTCTGCGGCAAGCCTACTCATTCGTTTGCTCAGAAAGATAGCAGAACCTAGTAATATTAACGCCCAAAGTATCAAAATAAGTGCAAAACTAGGATTGACTGTCGATAAAGTAAAGATGGCGATCGTCAGTACGAGAAAAGTGCTGATGAACTTGTCAATAACAAGGCGAATAGAATCAGGAATTGCCATAACCAGCTCGCTAACCTTGCTACCTAAACTGCCTGCAAAATTGTTTTGGTAAAACTGATGGGATAACTTTAATAGGTGATTAATGCAGTTAGTGCTAATTCTTTTCCTCATTTCAGGAATCATACGGTACTCAACAAAATAATTATAAAGACGGTATGTGGTGGAGTGGGTAAAATAAATGATTAAATAAAGAATAGCGGGAAATATCAGAATTGAGTAAGGATCTTTATTGGGGAAAGTCGCCATACGATCAAGGATGACTTTTAATATGTAAGGCAAAAGTGAGGTTTGTACTGCCAATCCAATGGCAGATAATACCATAATAAAAACTGGCAAATGGTAGGGACGCACCATTTTGCGAACAAAACCTAGTATAGAGAACGACATAGTAAAATTCCTTCAAGAACCTAGGTTTCCTAGGAATTGCAAATGATCCAATAGTTTCAAACCTTTTTCACAAACCATAACACCAAATCATCATCGAGCATCACGCTTTTTCCTGGTGGCACCACTTGATTATAATACGTAATCCCACGGCCGTCTGGTACA
Proteins encoded:
- a CDS encoding ABC transporter transmembrane domain-containing protein, which produces MSFSILGFVRKMVRPYHLPVFIMVLSAIGLAVQTSLLPYILKVILDRMATFPNKDPYSILIFPAILYLIIYFTHSTTYRLYNYFVEYRMIPEMRKRISTNCINHLLKLSHQFYQNNFAGSLGSKVSELVMAIPDSIRLVIDKFISTFLVLTIAIFTLSTVNPSFALILILWALILLGSAIFLSKRMSRLAADWAFKGHL